The stretch of DNA CTTTTAGGCCTTTTTTCCAAATGTTCGATGCTGCGGATCGGCGTGGACCCGGACGCCTGCACCGGGTGCAGGTTGTGTGAACGCGTCTGCAAGGCGGGCTGTATCGATATCCGGCAGAAAACGGTTGATGTCAGCCGATGCGTCGATTGCTACAACTGTTTTGCGGTATGCCGGAACAACGGATTGCGGTTCGAAAACCGGTGGAAAAGGCAAAACCAACGGGTCCAACCGGAACCGGGGCGTCGGCGTTTCATGGTCGGCATGGCAATGGCGGTTGCCGGCGTGGCTTCCAACGCCTTCGGGCAGACCAAGAGCATCCAGAGCCGGCCGACAACGATTCCCGAACAGATAACAGCCCCGGTCACACCGCCGGGTTCCGCAAGCGCGGCGCATTTCATGTCTACCTGCACCGCCTGTCATCTCTGTGTGAGCGCCTGCCCGTCGCGGGTGCTCGTGCCTTCGCTTTTCCAATACGGTCTGTCGGGAATGATGCAGCCGCGGATGGATTACCATGCGGGGCACTGCAACTACGACTGCACGGTTTGCCTGGACGTTTGCCCGAGC from Deltaproteobacteria bacterium encodes:
- a CDS encoding 4Fe-4S binding protein, whose product is QWAVTAPLSVGVAIGTLILVALLSARRGRLYCNTVCPVGALLGLFSKCSMLRIGVDPDACTGCRLCERVCKAGCIDIRQKTVDVSRCVDCYNCFAVCRNNGLRFENRWKRQNQRVQPEPGRRRFMVGMAMAVAGVASNAFGQTKSIQSRPTTIPEQITAPVTPPGSASAAHFMSTCTACHLCVSACPSRVLVPSLFQYGLSGMMQPRMDYHAGHCNYDCTVCLDVCPSGAILSLTPEEKKLTQLGVAKFIKENCVVYTDNTNCGACSEHCPTKAVKMVPYLTTATRQLVIPEVNPDICIGCGGCEYACPTKPYKAIYVDGNPVHKAAQKPVVKKIEQAVDSNADFPF